GATGGTGGACCAGCTCTCGTCCTTCGCCGACGAGGTCACGCGGGTGGCCCGCGAGGTCGGCAGCGAGGGCAAGCTCGGTGGTCAGGCGCAGGTCAAGGGCGTCTCGGGCACCTGGCGGGACCTGACCGAGAACGTCAACCAGCTCGCCTCGACCCTGACCACCCAGCTCCGTGCCATCGCCCGGGTCTCCACCTCGGTGACCCGAGGTGACCTGACCCAGCGGATCACCGTCGAGGCGCAGGGCGAGGTCGCCGAGCTCAAGGACAACATCAACCAGATGATCGTCACCCTGCGGGAGACCACCCACAAGAACGCGGAGCAGGGCTGGCTCGACTCCAACCTGGCCCGCATCGGTGGTCTGTTGCAGGGCCAGCGCGACCTCGGTGAGGTCTGCCGGATGATCATGCAGGAGGTGACCCCGCTGGTCGACGCGCAGCTCGGCGCGTTCTTCCTGGCGGACAACTCCGAAGGGGTGATGCGGCTGCGGTTGACCGCCTCGTACGGCTACGTCTCGCGGGGACACGACGTCACCTTCGGGCCCGGTGAGGGACTCGTCGGTCAGGCGGCGATCTCGCGGCGCACGATCCGGGTCGGCGCGGTGCCGGACGGCCGCATCACGCTCCGCTCCGGGCTCGCCGACACCCCGCCGGCCGACCTGGTCGTGCTGCCCGTCCTCTTCGAGGGCGAACTGCTCGGCGTGATCGAGTTCGCCACCGTCACCCCCTTCTCCGAACTGCACCTGGCGTTCCTGGAGCGGCTGGTCGCCACCATCGGCATCGCGGTCAACACCATCCAGGCGAACCGGCGAACCGAGGAGTTGCTGGCCCAGTCGCAGCGGCTGGCCCACGAGTTGCAGGAGCAGTCGGCGGAGTTGCAGCGCACCAACGCCGAGCTGGAGGAGAAGGCGACGCTGCTCTCCGAGCAGAAGGGCAACATCGAGACCAAGAACCGGGAGATCGAACTGGCCCGGCTCGGCCTGGAGGAGAAGGCGCAGCAGCTCACCCGGGCCTCGGCGTACAAGTCGGAGTTCCTGGCGAACATGAGCCACGAGCTGCGGACGCCGCTGAACTCGCTGCTGCTGCTGGCCCGGCTGCTCGCCGAGAACTCGGAGCAGAACCTCAGCCCGAAGCAGATCGAGTTCGCCCGGACCATCCACGGCGCCGGGTCCGACCTGCTCTCGTTGATCGACGACATTCTCGACCTGTCCAAGATCGAGGCGGGCCGGATGGACGTCGAGCCGACCGAGATCCAGTTCGCGGAGATCCGCAACTACGTGGAGCAGGCGTTCGCGCCGCAGGCCGACGAGAAGGGCCTGGACTTCCAGGTACGCGTCGGCAAGGACCTGCCGGCAGCGGTGGTCACCGACGCCCAGCGGCTCCAGCAGATCCTGCGCAACCTGCTCTCGAACGCGGTCAAGTTCACCGACAACGGCGCGGTGACGCTGCGCATCGCGCGTGCCCCGGAGCACGCGGTGTTCGACGTTCCGGCACTGACCAACGCCCGGCAGGTGCTCGCGTTCACGGTGATCGACACCGGCATCGGCATCTCCGACGACAAGCTGTCGCTCATCTTCGAGGCGTTCCAGCAGGCGGACGGCACCACCAGCCGTCGCTACGGCGGCACCGGTCTGGGGCTGTCGATCAGCCGGGACCTGGCCCGCCTGATCGGCGGCACGATCACCGTCACCTCGGCGCCGGGCCAGGGCTCGACGTTCACGCTGTACCTGCCCGACGTGCTGGCGCCGGACGCGGTGGTGGCGCCGTCGCCGCCGTCGCCACAGCGGGCAGGTCTGCCGTCGTCGCTGCTGATGCCGCCGGTGGAGCTGCTGCCGCAGCGGCCGGAGGCACCGAAGACCCGTCAGCTCGACGGTGCCACCGTGCTGATCGTCGACGACGACGTCCGCAACGTCTTCGCCCTGACCAGCGCG
Above is a window of Verrucosispora sp. NA02020 DNA encoding:
- a CDS encoding HAMP domain-containing protein — translated: MTTAKQSAIADTSAADHEAVLTELAEALRRVRGGDLKVRLPRRSGAAGEVADAFNDVVSLQERQHLDLRRISRVVGRDGRLTERLDEEGLDGSWAEGQRAVNSLIDDLGRPTTEIARVIVAVADGDLSQHMALEIDGRPLRGEYLRIGRTVNTMVDQLSSFSNEVTRVAREVGTEGKLGGQADVRGVAGTWKDLTDSVNTMASNLTGQVRSISQVATAVAKGDLSQKITVSARGEVAALADTMNSLTDTLRLFAEQVTRVAREVGTEGKLGGQAEVPGVAGTWKDLTDSVNSMASNLTAQVRNIAQVSTAVARGDLSQKITVAAQGEILELKDTVNTMVDQLSSFADEVTRVAREVGTEGKLGGQAQVRGVSGTWRDLTENVNQLAGNLTSQVRNISQVSTAVARGDLSQKITVDARGEILELKSTVNTMVDQLSSFADEVTRVAREVGSEGKLGGQAQVKGVSGTWRDLTENVNQLASTLTTQLRAIARVSTSVTRGDLTQRITVEAQGEVAELKDNINQMIVTLRETTHKNAEQGWLDSNLARIGGLLQGQRDLGEVCRMIMQEVTPLVDAQLGAFFLADNSEGVMRLRLTASYGYVSRGHDVTFGPGEGLVGQAAISRRTIRVGAVPDGRITLRSGLADTPPADLVVLPVLFEGELLGVIEFATVTPFSELHLAFLERLVATIGIAVNTIQANRRTEELLAQSQRLAHELQEQSAELQRTNAELEEKATLLSEQKGNIETKNREIELARLGLEEKAQQLTRASAYKSEFLANMSHELRTPLNSLLLLARLLAENSEQNLSPKQIEFARTIHGAGSDLLSLIDDILDLSKIEAGRMDVEPTEIQFAEIRNYVEQAFAPQADEKGLDFQVRVGKDLPAAVVTDAQRLQQILRNLLSNAVKFTDNGAVTLRIARAPEHAVFDVPALTNARQVLAFTVIDTGIGISDDKLSLIFEAFQQADGTTSRRYGGTGLGLSISRDLARLIGGTITVTSAPGQGSTFTLYLPDVLAPDAVVAPSPPSPQRAGLPSSLLMPPVELLPQRPEAPKTRQLDGATVLIVDDDVRNVFALTSALELHGMTVLYADNGTDGVRLLAEHPEVDIVLMDAMMPDQDGYETTRQIRRNHRFVDLPIVFLTAKAMPGDRESAIAAGASDYITKPVDLDELIELMTSSISGSRTEEGS